In the genome of Myxococcus stipitatus, one region contains:
- a CDS encoding TetR/AcrR family transcriptional regulator, whose protein sequence is MTRGETQVPHPPEQKQTTHERILEAAGGLFRQKGFLGASVETVMRAAGLTVGGFYAHFSSKQALLVESLRRIMSRQREDWPQGLEDLRGEEWLSHMVRRYLSRTHRDAEVPACPLPAVLSDVVRGEAELKLALAKELELTAENFAAHLPSDERASARERALATYALCIGTLTLAKATAGTPLSDELLKAARRVAVLAADTSESEAGNKGGAAK, encoded by the coding sequence GTGACACGAGGTGAGACCCAGGTGCCACATCCCCCGGAGCAGAAGCAGACGACCCACGAGCGCATCCTGGAGGCGGCCGGAGGGCTGTTCCGGCAGAAGGGCTTCCTGGGGGCCAGCGTCGAGACGGTGATGCGCGCCGCGGGCCTCACGGTGGGCGGCTTCTATGCGCACTTCAGCTCGAAGCAGGCGCTGCTCGTCGAGTCGCTCCGCCGCATCATGAGCCGTCAGCGGGAGGACTGGCCGCAGGGTCTCGAGGACCTGCGCGGTGAGGAGTGGCTGAGCCACATGGTGCGGCGCTATCTCTCGCGCACGCACCGGGACGCGGAGGTGCCCGCATGTCCCCTGCCCGCCGTGCTGTCCGATGTGGTGCGCGGCGAGGCGGAGCTGAAGCTGGCGCTGGCGAAGGAGCTGGAGCTGACGGCGGAGAACTTCGCCGCGCATCTCCCCTCGGACGAGCGGGCCAGCGCGAGGGAGCGGGCGCTGGCGACCTATGCGCTGTGCATCGGGACGCTGACGCTGGCCAAGGCGACCGCCGGCACGCCGCTGTCCGACGAGCTGCTCAAGGCGGCTCGGAGGGTCGCCGTGCTCGCGGCGGACACCTCCGAGTCGGAGGCCGGGAACAAGGGCGGCGCGGCGAAGTGA
- a CDS encoding YecA family protein: MSQKKPGRNDPCPCGSGKKYKVCHAAQDRASAPPPSVPVHRHQEASFLATKGRQRQADGSYPMFALERFGQLLAEWGPEPRLRFKPDAFDGFVNTHLARLTDEEATDAASMYQALFMGWMRELGAEQAGIFLTGLALETLNRSQQPGQSREDQGVLGAVSRLSLKANRPKGLRLEDHPIIKVVFDVQFREWRARHKEWLEKHEALLDESKLTEQAREALKQAREGNVDALMNFVKEDPELAERIAREAKERAGRVEAKLREASTPPVFAPEEELWLTCVLWEPMQALKGLPPGSEPAVRREAVTALLRGVKGALDEDFLAGMLGRMREKAQDASLDEALRAWYTDASIAFEAEPARMALAALLTARQEAAGRSAEEMVALADLKALTTWTPESFEPYRTLLVQMGLPASAERIARCQEWLKTHPVALRAAAE; encoded by the coding sequence TTGAGTCAGAAGAAACCCGGACGCAACGACCCGTGCCCCTGCGGCAGCGGCAAGAAGTACAAGGTGTGCCACGCCGCCCAGGACCGCGCGAGCGCGCCGCCTCCGAGTGTCCCCGTCCACCGTCACCAGGAGGCGTCCTTCCTGGCGACGAAGGGGCGGCAGCGGCAGGCCGATGGGAGCTACCCGATGTTCGCGCTGGAGCGGTTCGGTCAGCTCCTCGCGGAGTGGGGGCCGGAGCCGAGGCTGCGCTTCAAGCCAGACGCCTTCGACGGGTTCGTGAACACGCACCTGGCGCGCCTGACGGACGAGGAGGCGACGGACGCCGCCAGCATGTATCAGGCGTTGTTCATGGGGTGGATGCGGGAGCTGGGCGCGGAGCAGGCGGGCATCTTCCTGACGGGCCTGGCGCTGGAGACGCTCAATCGCTCACAGCAGCCCGGGCAGTCGCGCGAGGACCAGGGTGTCCTGGGCGCGGTCTCCCGATTGTCGCTCAAGGCGAACCGGCCGAAGGGACTCCGGCTGGAGGACCACCCCATCATCAAGGTGGTGTTCGACGTGCAGTTCCGCGAGTGGCGGGCGCGGCACAAGGAGTGGCTGGAGAAGCACGAGGCGCTGCTCGATGAGTCCAAGTTGACGGAGCAGGCGCGCGAGGCACTCAAGCAGGCGCGTGAGGGGAATGTGGACGCGCTCATGAACTTCGTGAAGGAGGACCCGGAGCTCGCGGAGCGCATCGCGCGTGAGGCCAAGGAGCGTGCGGGCCGCGTGGAGGCGAAGCTGCGCGAGGCGTCCACGCCGCCGGTGTTCGCGCCGGAGGAGGAGCTCTGGCTCACCTGTGTCCTGTGGGAGCCGATGCAGGCGCTCAAGGGGCTGCCGCCGGGCTCCGAGCCCGCGGTGCGCAGGGAAGCAGTGACGGCGCTTCTGCGCGGCGTGAAGGGCGCGCTCGACGAGGACTTCCTCGCGGGGATGTTGGGGCGCATGCGGGAGAAGGCGCAGGATGCTTCGCTCGATGAGGCCCTGCGCGCCTGGTACACGGACGCGTCGATCGCCTTCGAGGCCGAGCCCGCGCGCATGGCGCTGGCCGCGTTGCTGACGGCGCGGCAGGAGGCGGCGGGGCGCTCGGCGGAGGAGATGGTGGCGCTCGCGGACCTGAAGGCGCTGACCACGTGGACGCCGGAGAGCTTCGAGCCCTACCGGACGCTGCTCGTCCAGATGGGGCTGCCCGCTTCCGCCGAGCGCATCGCTCGGTGCCAGGAGTGGCTGAAGACCCATCCGGTGGCGCTGCGCGCAGCCGCGGAGTGA
- a CDS encoding oxidoreductase → MASSETLRVALLGYGFAGRSFHAPLLRTVDGLSLCVVASSRPEAVHVDLPGVAVVASALEAATHPDVDMVVVATPNETHASLAEAALRAGKHVVVDKPFTVTLAKARGLAALAKAQGRVLSVFQNRRWDSDFLALKALLAREALGRVTHVESRFDRFRPEVRPRWREQPVPGAGIWFDLGPHLVDQALQLFGVPDTVVALLSANREGSAIEDWSQVTLVYPRRYVVLQASMLVAGGLPRFAVHGTRGSWLKHGMDAQERRLVAGELPGAEDWGEDPSPGRLFTGGAEEPQVTEAPRGDYRRYYAGVRDAVRGLARNPVTPTQAVAVSAVLEAALESARRGCAREPDLTPEELRAFQSDTGVMEAGSRAP, encoded by the coding sequence ATGGCTTCTTCCGAGACGCTCCGCGTCGCCTTGCTGGGCTATGGGTTCGCGGGCAGGTCCTTCCACGCGCCGCTGCTGCGCACCGTGGACGGGCTGTCGCTGTGTGTCGTGGCGTCCAGTCGACCGGAGGCCGTCCACGTGGACCTGCCGGGAGTGGCCGTGGTGGCGTCCGCGCTCGAGGCGGCCACGCACCCGGACGTGGACATGGTTGTCGTGGCCACGCCGAATGAGACCCACGCCTCGCTGGCGGAGGCGGCGCTCCGGGCGGGCAAGCACGTGGTGGTCGACAAGCCCTTCACCGTCACGCTGGCGAAGGCGCGGGGACTGGCCGCGCTCGCGAAGGCGCAGGGGCGGGTGCTCTCGGTGTTCCAGAACCGGCGCTGGGACAGTGACTTCCTCGCGCTCAAGGCGCTGCTCGCGCGGGAGGCCCTGGGGCGCGTCACGCATGTCGAGTCGCGGTTCGACCGCTTCCGTCCGGAGGTCCGCCCGCGTTGGCGCGAGCAGCCCGTTCCCGGCGCGGGAATCTGGTTCGACCTGGGGCCTCACCTCGTGGACCAGGCGCTGCAACTGTTCGGCGTGCCCGACACGGTGGTGGCGCTGCTGTCGGCGAACCGGGAGGGCTCGGCCATCGAGGACTGGAGCCAGGTGACGCTGGTGTATCCGCGCCGGTACGTCGTGCTCCAGGCGTCCATGCTCGTCGCGGGAGGACTGCCACGCTTCGCGGTCCACGGGACGCGGGGCTCCTGGCTGAAGCATGGCATGGACGCGCAGGAGCGTCGGCTCGTCGCGGGAGAGCTCCCTGGCGCCGAGGACTGGGGGGAGGACCCTTCTCCGGGACGACTGTTCACGGGCGGCGCGGAAGAGCCCCAGGTGACGGAGGCTCCGCGAGGCGACTACCGTCGGTACTACGCGGGTGTTCGGGACGCGGTGCGAGGTCTTGCACGCAACCCGGTGACACCCACGCAGGCGGTGGCGGTGTCCGCGGTGCTGGAGGCCGCGCTCGAGTCCGCGCGTCGAGGGTGTGCCCGTGAGCCGGACCTCACCCCCGAGGAGCTCCGCGCCTTCCAGTCGGACACGGGCGTGATGGAGGCCGGCTCTCGGGCTCCGTGA
- a CDS encoding cytochrome c, with product MSKRWVGLAALGLALAGCEQDETKPNFEYAPDMVASVPYDSFANNPNTPDGKTLLTPAKGTVPRGHQPLHLVSGPEAAERAGADLRNPYPSSPEVLARGQTAFLRYCSPCHGSGGLGDGPVTARFPMPPSLLAEHAVGLPDGRIFHIITHGQGLMPAHGSQVAPEDRWKLVHYVRSLQNPARTARKEMP from the coding sequence GTGAGCAAGCGGTGGGTGGGACTGGCGGCGCTGGGGCTGGCCCTGGCGGGCTGCGAGCAGGACGAGACGAAGCCCAACTTCGAGTACGCGCCGGACATGGTGGCGTCCGTTCCCTACGACAGCTTCGCGAACAACCCGAACACGCCCGACGGCAAGACGCTGCTGACGCCGGCGAAGGGGACGGTGCCTCGGGGGCATCAACCTCTGCACCTGGTCTCCGGACCGGAGGCGGCCGAGCGCGCGGGAGCGGACCTGCGCAATCCCTATCCGTCCTCGCCCGAGGTGCTCGCGCGTGGGCAGACGGCGTTCCTGCGCTACTGCTCTCCGTGCCATGGCTCGGGGGGACTGGGAGACGGGCCGGTGACGGCGCGCTTCCCCATGCCTCCGTCGCTGCTCGCGGAGCACGCGGTGGGGCTACCCGACGGGCGCATCTTCCACATCATCACCCATGGGCAGGGGCTGATGCCGGCCCATGGTTCGCAAGTGGCGCCGGAGGACCGGTGGAAGCTGGTCCACTACGTGCGCTCGCTCCAGAACCCCGCGCGCACCGCGCGCAAGGAGATGCCATGA
- a CDS encoding DUF3341 domain-containing protein, translated as MSAPVLIGYFDSEERVLEATRAVREAGHDLRDVYTPYAVHGLDAAMGLKPSRLTWVCFAAGAVGCTLAMSLQLYTSVVSWPLNVGGKPFNSFPAFIPVTFELTVLFAALGTVAAFLARAKLFPGNKRQALPRVTDDRFAIVIAPGQKPNALDAAEALLRDHGAVATDLREVAS; from the coding sequence ATGAGCGCCCCTGTCCTCATCGGCTACTTCGACAGCGAGGAACGGGTCCTGGAGGCCACGCGAGCGGTGCGCGAGGCGGGCCATGACCTGCGTGATGTGTACACGCCTTACGCGGTGCACGGCCTGGATGCCGCGATGGGGCTCAAGCCCAGCCGGCTGACGTGGGTGTGCTTCGCGGCGGGCGCCGTGGGCTGCACGCTGGCGATGTCGCTCCAGCTCTACACCAGCGTGGTGAGCTGGCCGCTCAACGTGGGAGGCAAGCCCTTCAACTCGTTCCCAGCCTTCATCCCGGTGACGTTCGAGCTGACGGTGCTCTTCGCCGCGCTGGGCACGGTGGCGGCGTTCCTCGCGAGGGCGAAGCTGTTTCCCGGCAACAAGCGTCAGGCGTTGCCTCGGGTGACGGATGACCGCTTCGCCATCGTCATCGCGCCCGGCCAGAAGCCGAACGCGCTGGATGCGGCCGAGGCGCTGCTCCGAGACCACGGCGCGGTGGCCACGGACTTGAGGGAGGTGGCGTCGTGA
- the nrfD gene encoding NrfD/PsrC family molybdoenzyme membrane anchor subunit: protein MSNQHLSPLRVPLVSEPRSMGQLTEEICAPMERAPTWKWWVAFGIAVAVLATGAGIVAYQVGTGIGVWGLNKTIGWAFDITNFVFWVGIGHAGTLISAILFLFRQKWRTSINRAAEAMTLFAVMCAALFPLIHMGRPWLAFWVLPYPNTRGSLWVNFRSPLLWDVFAISTYFTVSAVFWYVGLIPDLATVRDRLKTGFRKAVFKVMSLGWTGSNRTWSRYETVYLLLAGLATPLVLSVHTIVSMDFATSVIPGWHTTIFPPYFVAGAVFSGFAMVLTLMIITRVVLGYEHLITLRHLENMTKVIIVTGGLVSLAYATEFFIAWYSGNPYERFAFMNRAFGPYAWAYWTMVTCNVVSPHLFWFKKIRTSPAAIFVLSLVINVGMWFERFVIIVTSLHRDYLPSSWSMYTPTMVEVGTFIGTFGLFFTLFLLFVRVLPIISIGEVKSVLGFARSTPAQAETPPSTRPVPVLDAPEAARNHPPLAIATRKDVPV, encoded by the coding sequence ATGAGCAACCAGCACCTGTCCCCGCTGCGCGTGCCGCTGGTCAGCGAGCCGCGCAGCATGGGCCAGCTCACCGAGGAGATTTGCGCCCCCATGGAGCGCGCGCCCACGTGGAAGTGGTGGGTGGCGTTCGGCATCGCGGTGGCGGTGTTGGCCACGGGCGCGGGCATCGTCGCGTATCAGGTGGGCACCGGCATCGGCGTGTGGGGCCTGAACAAGACCATCGGCTGGGCATTCGACATCACCAACTTCGTGTTCTGGGTGGGCATCGGCCACGCGGGCACGCTCATCTCGGCCATCCTCTTCCTCTTCCGGCAGAAGTGGCGCACCAGCATCAACCGCGCGGCGGAGGCGATGACGTTGTTCGCCGTGATGTGCGCGGCGCTCTTCCCGCTCATCCACATGGGGCGGCCCTGGCTGGCCTTCTGGGTGCTGCCGTATCCCAATACGCGCGGCAGCCTCTGGGTGAACTTCCGCTCGCCGCTCCTGTGGGACGTGTTCGCCATCTCCACGTACTTCACCGTGTCGGCGGTGTTCTGGTACGTGGGCCTGATTCCGGACCTGGCCACCGTGCGTGACCGGCTGAAGACGGGCTTCCGCAAGGCCGTCTTCAAGGTGATGTCGCTGGGGTGGACGGGCTCGAACCGGACGTGGAGCCGCTACGAGACGGTGTACCTGCTGCTCGCGGGCCTGGCGACGCCGCTGGTGCTCAGCGTGCACACCATCGTGTCCATGGACTTCGCCACGTCGGTGATTCCCGGCTGGCACACCACCATCTTCCCGCCGTACTTCGTGGCGGGCGCGGTGTTCAGCGGCTTCGCGATGGTGCTGACGCTGATGATCATCACCCGCGTGGTGCTGGGCTACGAGCACCTCATCACCCTCCGCCACCTGGAGAACATGACGAAGGTCATCATCGTCACGGGGGGCCTGGTGTCGCTGGCGTACGCGACGGAGTTCTTCATCGCCTGGTACTCGGGCAACCCCTACGAGCGCTTCGCCTTCATGAACCGCGCATTCGGCCCGTATGCCTGGGCGTACTGGACGATGGTGACGTGCAACGTGGTGTCGCCGCACCTGTTCTGGTTCAAGAAGATTCGCACCTCGCCCGCGGCCATCTTCGTGCTGTCGCTGGTCATCAACGTGGGCATGTGGTTCGAGCGCTTCGTCATCATCGTGACGAGCCTCCACCGGGACTACCTGCCCAGCAGTTGGTCCATGTACACGCCGACGATGGTGGAGGTGGGGACCTTCATCGGTACCTTCGGCCTCTTCTTCACCCTGTTCCTGCTCTTCGTGCGAGTGCTGCCCATCATCTCCATCGGCGAGGTGAAGAGCGTGCTGGGCTTCGCGCGAAGCACGCCGGCGCAGGCCGAGACTCCGCCGTCGACGCGTCCAGTCCCCGTGCTCGACGCGCCGGAGGCGGCCCGGAACCACCCGCCGCTGGCCATCGCCACCCGGAAGGACGTCCCCGTATGA
- a CDS encoding TAT-variant-translocated molybdopterin oxidoreductase: MSDTLPKYWQSLAQKATDGMGLEPRHDEFAEELPVGVAAVPPDASSRRDFFKMMGLSAAAAMVACQRAPVQKLVPYVSRPDEVMPGTALWYASTCEGCSARCGLLLKTRDGRPIKVEGNDEHPVSRGGVCAVGQASVLSLYDASRARFPTRTHGRISWADLDAEVKAGLLKAKEDGKAIRLVLPWVMGPSLEAGVKRFLAAHPTARTVRYEPLGELSAIADAYRFTHGARVVPDYRFERTEVIASFGADFLGTWVSPVAFTRQYSEARDAAGRGAMSRHYQVEPVMTLTGAAADRRFVVAPSDVTLALGDVVRGLAAKAGRTLPGLKELPASRLDKAAVNELVDALWSHRTDSLVVCGGDDVAGQVLAATANLLLGNEGTTVLPMDGVRLDEDALSYGELLAELSAGGVGAVLFAGVNPAHADPRGGELGGLLKAVPLTVALNDRLDETTLLTRLHAPASTPLESWGDAEPRRGVLSLRQPAVSPLHDTRDLMDSLLTWAGLSTTHYDFLRARWEAEVFPRAGTVGQDAGAFWDDAVRRGVVTLPSTPVEPLSFREESLGKALASVSRPSGEWELVLFSSLAMRDGAPANNAWLHEVPDPITKATWGNQALIAPSRAKELGLSDGDVVTVSVGGKSVSLPVLVQAGTHPSTLAVAVGYGRTRAGRIGDGVGAHVYPLAAVVDGRVRRTVSGATVAGTGERQKLALTQTHSSLEGRPHVREAELAAFLANPRAGNEDHGGHGTNGAHPLSIWSGHEYNGHRWALAVDLSMCTGCSACVVSCQAENNIPSVGRDEVLRQREMHWMRIDRYYEGDEANPRVVHQPMMCQHCENAPCETVCPVLATVHSSEGLNQQVYNRCVGTRYCANNCPTKVRRFNWFDYPHDEPLERMVLNPDVVVRSRGVMEKCSMCVQRINEGKATANREGRPLKDGDVQTACQQSCPAKALHFGDLNDPNSRVAKLAKDGRAFRLLEELNIGPSITYLTKIRNTGSGSGT, encoded by the coding sequence ATGTCCGACACCCTTCCCAAGTACTGGCAGAGCCTGGCCCAGAAAGCGACCGATGGCATGGGACTCGAGCCTCGGCACGATGAGTTCGCGGAGGAGCTCCCGGTGGGCGTCGCCGCCGTCCCCCCGGACGCGAGCTCCCGCCGCGACTTCTTCAAGATGATGGGCCTGAGTGCCGCCGCCGCGATGGTCGCGTGTCAGCGCGCGCCGGTGCAGAAGCTCGTCCCCTACGTGTCCAGGCCGGACGAGGTGATGCCGGGCACCGCGCTCTGGTACGCGTCCACCTGCGAGGGCTGCTCCGCGCGCTGCGGCCTGTTGTTGAAGACGCGCGACGGGCGTCCCATCAAGGTCGAGGGCAATGACGAGCACCCCGTCTCGCGAGGAGGCGTGTGCGCGGTGGGGCAGGCCTCGGTGCTCTCGCTCTACGACGCGAGCCGGGCGCGCTTCCCCACGCGCACCCACGGCCGCATCTCCTGGGCGGACCTGGACGCCGAGGTGAAGGCGGGCCTGCTCAAGGCGAAGGAGGACGGCAAGGCCATCCGGTTGGTGTTGCCCTGGGTGATGGGGCCCTCGCTGGAGGCGGGAGTGAAGCGCTTCCTCGCCGCGCACCCCACGGCGCGCACCGTGCGCTACGAGCCGCTGGGCGAGCTGTCGGCGATTGCCGACGCCTACCGCTTCACCCACGGCGCCCGGGTGGTGCCGGACTACCGCTTCGAGCGGACGGAGGTCATCGCCAGCTTCGGCGCGGACTTCCTGGGCACGTGGGTGTCGCCCGTGGCCTTCACGCGTCAGTATTCGGAAGCGCGAGACGCCGCCGGACGCGGGGCGATGTCGCGGCACTACCAGGTCGAGCCGGTGATGACGCTCACGGGCGCGGCGGCGGACCGCCGCTTCGTCGTGGCACCGTCCGATGTGACGCTGGCCCTCGGAGACGTGGTGCGCGGGCTCGCGGCGAAGGCCGGGCGCACCCTGCCGGGGCTGAAGGAGCTGCCGGCCTCCAGGCTGGACAAAGCCGCCGTGAACGAGCTCGTCGACGCGCTGTGGTCGCACCGCACCGACTCGCTCGTGGTGTGTGGTGGCGACGATGTGGCGGGGCAGGTGTTGGCGGCGACGGCGAACCTGCTGCTCGGCAACGAAGGCACCACGGTGCTTCCGATGGACGGTGTCCGGCTGGATGAGGACGCGCTGTCCTACGGCGAGCTGCTCGCGGAGCTGAGCGCGGGGGGCGTGGGCGCGGTGCTCTTCGCGGGCGTCAATCCGGCGCACGCGGACCCTCGGGGTGGGGAGCTGGGCGGCCTGCTGAAGGCCGTGCCCCTCACGGTGGCGCTGAATGACCGCCTGGACGAGACGACGCTGCTGACCCGGCTGCACGCGCCGGCCTCCACGCCGCTGGAGTCGTGGGGGGACGCGGAGCCTCGCCGGGGTGTGCTCTCCCTGCGCCAGCCCGCGGTGTCGCCGCTGCACGACACGCGCGACCTGATGGACTCGCTGCTGACGTGGGCGGGCCTCTCTACGACTCACTACGACTTCCTTCGCGCGCGCTGGGAGGCGGAGGTCTTCCCCCGCGCTGGGACGGTGGGGCAGGACGCGGGGGCCTTCTGGGACGACGCGGTCCGGCGGGGCGTGGTGACGCTGCCCTCGACGCCGGTGGAGCCGCTGTCGTTCCGCGAGGAGTCGCTGGGGAAGGCGCTGGCCTCGGTGTCTCGGCCCTCGGGTGAGTGGGAGCTGGTGTTGTTCTCGTCGCTGGCGATGCGCGATGGCGCGCCCGCGAACAACGCCTGGCTGCACGAAGTCCCGGACCCCATCACCAAGGCCACCTGGGGCAACCAGGCGCTCATCGCCCCCTCGCGGGCGAAGGAGCTGGGCCTGTCCGACGGTGACGTCGTGACGGTGAGCGTGGGCGGCAAGTCCGTGTCGCTCCCCGTGCTGGTGCAGGCGGGAACCCATCCCTCCACGCTGGCCGTGGCGGTGGGCTATGGCCGCACGCGGGCCGGACGCATCGGCGATGGCGTGGGCGCGCATGTCTATCCGCTCGCGGCGGTGGTGGACGGGCGGGTGCGCCGCACGGTGTCGGGCGCGACGGTGGCTGGCACGGGCGAGCGTCAGAAGCTCGCGCTCACGCAGACCCACTCCAGCCTGGAGGGCCGTCCGCACGTGCGCGAGGCGGAGCTGGCCGCGTTCCTCGCGAATCCCCGCGCGGGCAACGAGGACCACGGCGGACACGGCACCAACGGCGCCCATCCGCTCTCCATCTGGTCCGGCCACGAGTACAACGGCCACCGGTGGGCGCTCGCGGTGGACCTGAGCATGTGCACGGGCTGCTCGGCGTGTGTGGTGTCCTGCCAGGCGGAGAACAACATCCCCAGCGTGGGCCGCGACGAGGTGCTGCGTCAGCGCGAGATGCACTGGATGCGCATCGACCGGTACTACGAGGGCGACGAGGCGAACCCTCGGGTGGTGCATCAGCCGATGATGTGCCAGCACTGCGAGAACGCGCCGTGCGAGACGGTGTGCCCGGTGCTCGCGACGGTGCACTCGAGCGAGGGGCTCAACCAGCAGGTCTACAACCGCTGCGTCGGGACCCGCTACTGCGCGAACAACTGCCCGACGAAGGTCCGCCGCTTCAACTGGTTCGACTACCCGCACGACGAGCCGCTCGAGCGGATGGTGCTCAACCCGGACGTGGTGGTGCGCAGCCGAGGCGTCATGGAGAAGTGCTCCATGTGCGTGCAGCGCATCAACGAGGGCAAGGCGACGGCGAACCGCGAGGGCCGTCCGCTGAAGGACGGCGACGTCCAGACGGCCTGTCAGCAGAGCTGCCCCGCCAAGGCCCTCCACTTCGGCGACCTGAATGACCCGAACAGCCGGGTGGCGAAGCTGGCGAAGGACGGGCGGGCGTTCCGGTTGCTGGAGGAGCTGAACATCGGGCCGTCCATCACCTACCTCACGAAGATCCGGAACACCGGGTCGGGAAGCGGAACATGA
- a CDS encoding cytochrome c3 family protein translates to MSRASFRVLGYAGALAALSLSGCNGPVNNQQGHMPAQPVAFSHAVHAGQYALDCQYCHVGAESSRHAGVPSTSVCLNCHSQVKKDSPEIQKVIAAVAAKASIEWVRVHRLPDHAYFNHASHVTAGVACQTCHGKVEEMVRVEQVEPMTMGWCLDCHRKTLAQEQTAPPPSTPRKGELLALTSGSPLPEPSKTPRILRPPSDCSSCHR, encoded by the coding sequence ATGAGCCGCGCTTCCTTCCGTGTCCTCGGGTACGCCGGGGCCCTCGCCGCGCTGAGCCTGTCCGGGTGCAACGGCCCGGTGAACAACCAGCAGGGCCACATGCCCGCGCAGCCCGTGGCCTTCTCCCACGCGGTCCACGCGGGCCAGTACGCGCTGGATTGTCAGTACTGCCACGTGGGCGCCGAGAGCAGCCGTCACGCGGGGGTCCCCTCCACGAGCGTGTGTCTGAACTGCCACTCGCAGGTGAAGAAGGACTCGCCCGAAATCCAGAAGGTCATCGCCGCCGTGGCCGCGAAGGCGTCCATCGAGTGGGTGCGCGTCCACCGTCTCCCGGACCACGCCTACTTCAACCACGCGAGCCACGTCACCGCGGGTGTGGCGTGCCAGACGTGCCACGGCAAGGTGGAGGAGATGGTGCGGGTGGAGCAGGTGGAGCCCATGACCATGGGCTGGTGCCTGGACTGCCACCGCAAGACGCTGGCGCAGGAGCAGACCGCGCCGCCGCCTTCCACGCCTCGAAAGGGCGAGCTGCTGGCCCTGACGTCCGGCTCACCGCTGCCCGAGCCGTCGAAAACCCCTCGCATCTTGCGGCCGCCCTCGGACTGCTCGAGCTGCCACCGCTGA
- a CDS encoding respiratory nitrate reductase subunit gamma yields MSDSILFNVIPYAAALVTLAGGIARLTAREPATPPSPWTPAGRTVLAGASIVLFLLLVGLAAPRAMQVFNASPARLFTLESLGLIGALLLSWGLLTLGLRRAREGQWGAAVAFALVLSQVLMGVYVAVALRWASAWYLHVTVPYLRSLMSFQPDATLLQAAPLVIQVHVLASIVLLGVAPFLRFGRVPARTPASVEPGLLATPREETP; encoded by the coding sequence GTGAGCGACTCCATCCTCTTCAACGTGATTCCCTATGCGGCCGCGCTCGTCACCCTGGCGGGCGGCATCGCGCGGCTGACGGCGCGAGAGCCCGCCACTCCGCCCTCGCCCTGGACACCCGCGGGCCGCACGGTGTTGGCGGGTGCCTCCATCGTCCTGTTCCTCCTCCTGGTGGGGCTCGCGGCGCCTCGCGCGATGCAGGTCTTCAATGCCTCTCCCGCGCGCCTCTTCACGCTGGAGTCGCTCGGCCTCATCGGCGCGCTGCTGCTGAGCTGGGGCCTGCTGACGCTGGGCCTTCGTCGGGCACGGGAAGGGCAGTGGGGGGCCGCCGTCGCCTTCGCCCTCGTCCTGTCGCAGGTGCTCATGGGGGTGTACGTGGCCGTGGCCCTGCGCTGGGCCTCCGCCTGGTACCTGCATGTCACGGTGCCCTACCTGCGCTCGCTGATGTCCTTCCAGCCGGACGCGACGCTGTTGCAGGCCGCGCCGCTCGTCATCCAGGTGCACGTGCTCGCCAGCATCGTCCTCCTGGGGGTGGCGCCCTTCCTGCGCTTCGGCCGTGTGCCGGCGCGAACGCCCGCGTCCGTCGAGCCGGGTCTGCTCGCCACGCCTCGCGAGGAGACACCATGA